A window of the Azospirillum formosense genome harbors these coding sequences:
- a CDS encoding efflux RND transporter periplasmic adaptor subunit, which yields MIDAARSDGPAAKPRRRLLLPLLVAGALAAGGVAWKATSSHDAVPPAAAGLPPAERAVELSPVELTRMAPHRLTELVRLSGSVKPMEQSMVKSEVAARLVEVPVREGQAVRKGEVLARFDTVELQAKLDEKLSNLEGAKAQLVLADKTRAKNLALRQKDIVSEANMDQAQSTFRFQQATVAALEAQVDLARKALRDAVVASPIDGTVAERAVNPGETLAVNAKMFSVVDLSRVEVEAAVPADDVARLKPGQTVRLRVEGFGERDFVGRIARINPMARAGTRAIPVYIVLDNADGSLRGGMFAAGDAVVDEVEGAFALPPAAVRRDQDGDFVLVVSGGRVERRKVEVLGTWARGDLVQVRGLADGDLAVTAPLPGLTAGRAVKVMGS from the coding sequence ATGATCGACGCCGCCCGTTCCGATGGTCCCGCCGCCAAGCCGCGGCGCCGCCTGCTGCTGCCCCTGCTGGTCGCCGGGGCGCTGGCCGCGGGCGGCGTCGCCTGGAAGGCCACGAGCAGCCATGACGCGGTGCCCCCCGCCGCGGCCGGCCTGCCCCCGGCGGAACGGGCGGTCGAGCTGTCGCCCGTCGAACTGACCCGCATGGCCCCGCACCGCCTGACCGAGCTGGTGCGCCTCAGCGGCTCCGTGAAGCCAATGGAACAGTCCATGGTGAAGTCGGAGGTCGCCGCCCGGCTGGTCGAGGTGCCGGTGCGCGAGGGGCAGGCCGTCCGGAAGGGCGAGGTGCTGGCCCGCTTCGACACGGTGGAGCTTCAGGCCAAGCTGGACGAGAAGCTGAGCAATCTGGAGGGCGCCAAGGCGCAGCTCGTCCTGGCCGACAAGACGCGCGCCAAGAATCTGGCGCTGCGCCAGAAGGACATCGTCTCGGAAGCCAACATGGATCAGGCGCAGAGCACCTTCCGCTTCCAGCAGGCCACCGTCGCGGCGCTGGAGGCGCAGGTGGACCTCGCCCGCAAGGCGCTGCGCGACGCGGTGGTGGCGAGCCCGATCGACGGAACGGTGGCCGAACGGGCGGTCAACCCCGGCGAGACGCTGGCGGTCAACGCCAAGATGTTCTCCGTCGTCGATCTCAGCCGCGTCGAGGTCGAGGCGGCGGTGCCCGCCGACGACGTGGCCCGTCTGAAGCCCGGCCAGACCGTGCGGCTGCGCGTGGAGGGCTTCGGCGAGCGCGACTTCGTCGGCCGGATCGCCCGCATCAACCCGATGGCCCGCGCCGGCACCCGCGCCATCCCCGTCTACATCGTCCTGGACAACGCCGACGGCAGTTTGCGCGGCGGCATGTTCGCCGCGGGCGACGCGGTGGTGGACGAGGTGGAGGGCGCCTTCGCCCTGCCCCCGGCCGCCGTCCGCCGCGACCAGGACGGCGACTTCGTGCTGGTCGTCTCCGGGGGGCGGGTGGAACGCCGCAAGGTCGAGGTGCTCGGCACCTGGGCGCGCGGCGATCTCGTGCAGGTGCGCGGGCTGGCCGACGGCGATCTGGCGGTGACCGCCCCCCTGCCCGGCCTGACCGCCGGACGGGCCGTCAAGGTCATGGGGTCTTAA